The genomic interval CAGGAAGTTGCGGGCCTCGGGGGCGGTCAGACCGCCCCGCTCCCAGGCCCGGGTCCAGGACTTGATGATCAGGCTGCAGTAGTAGAACAATCGTTCGTCGACGTGTTCCGGTGAGACCCGAGAGCCCCAGCACTGGCAGTATTCTGGATTTTCGATGGCGAGCTTGACGAGGTCCTCGGTACGTTGGTGGATCGCCTGTATCCGTTCGTATCTGAACTGGCCGTACTGAACGGCCAGCGAGGCGGAGACGACCAGCAGAGCGAGCGCGGCCAGGAGGGCTGAGGCGGCCCCGTACGCCTGCCCGATGTCGCTGGCTCGCGAGTAGTCGTCACCACTGGTATAGAGACGATTGAGGATTGCCGGCGACACCGTCGCGACGAGTAGCGTGCCGCCCATCAGGAACGTTGACACGACGAGCAGTGCGCGTCGACTGAGTGTGCGCCCCAGTTCACCCAGAGGGTAGGGCTCGCGAACCGCCATCCGTGACTCCTCCGTCGGCCGGGGTCAGATAGCAATTCTGCGGGTTGCCCTCCGATGACTTCTCCTGTCATGCATGTTCATTCACAATCCAACGGGAGGCCTGGGGATTTGCCCGGTATCATGCCCCGTCAATCCGTGGAAGTTCCATTCCCGCCGACGTGCCGATCTTAGTTCGTGCCGCGACCGCCGGAAATGCCGTTGTCGCCTCCGATATCCGATGGCCGTTGTTCGATCATTATCGAGGCTTCGGCGTCGACAGCGCCGGGAGCCGGTGTGGCAGCTGCCAGCCGTCGGCGAGCCTCGACGGATGCACATTGCGGCCGCCGCCGAAGAACTCGCAGAACTTCATGATCAGTGGATCCCAGCCCAGCGGGTCGACGTGGTGCGTACCGGGGATGACCAGGGACTCGTCGACGTGCGCGCGGAGTACCTCGACCTGGAAGGCGGTGCAGTCCGGCGTCGGCTCGGCCATC from Plantactinospora sp. BC1 carries:
- a CDS encoding DUF6082 family protein, with the translated sequence MAVREPYPLGELGRTLSRRALLVVSTFLMGGTLLVATVSPAILNRLYTSGDDYSRASDIGQAYGAASALLAALALLVVSASLAVQYGQFRYERIQAIHQRTEDLVKLAIENPEYCQCWGSRVSPEHVDERLFYYCSLIIKSWTRAWERGGLTAPEARNFLAQFFDSEVPRLFWQRHGDWHLYRKPRTRAARFMALVNEEYLRAVKVGPPSRPYEPPGFPVNPPWNGFAKSTRLGDKVVRPQRRRESRATE